Below is a window of Fulvitalea axinellae DNA.
CCAGTATTCTTGTATTCGGAGATGTGTTTCTTGAAAGCCGAGGCTTACTTGCGTGGTATAGGTATGGCCAAGGATGAGACTATGGCGAATGAATGGTACCGTAAAGGTGTGGAATCGTCATTGAACTATTGGTCGTATCAATGGATTGACAGAGGCCGTGTACCGGAAGCCCAGCCAAAGTATGGTGAAGCGGAAATTGAGGCTTTTATGGCTAAGGATATCGCGACGCTTTCGGGAACCACCGAAGAGAAGTATCGTCAGATCATGGAGCAAAAATGGGTGTCTTTGTTCTGCAACCATTTTGAGGCTTATGCGGAGGGACGTCGTTCAGGCTATCCGGAGATCAAGCAACGCCAAGCCGTGGAAGACGGGCTGAACTATAACCTCGGTGAAACTAACGGTGTGATGCCGCGCCGAGTGAAATATCCGGTTAAGCAGGGTACGTTTAACCCGGAATATTACCAACAAGCCATAGACAAAACCGACGGAAACAGCTTCCTCTACCGTGTGTGGTGGGACAATAAATAAGATTTTAAGCATTAAGTGCCAAGATGCGGACATAGTCTGAAGTAGTGTTTGGCGAACAGTTTGCTCCGCATCGTTGATGGTACTCTATTCGATTTATAATTACTGATTGTGTTTGGAGAGGGGAAGCCTTTTAGGCTTCCCTTACTTTTGATGGGCTTTACTTTTGTTTGCCCGCTTTTGTTGTGCGCTATGCGAAAAGGGCCTTGGCCCTTTTTGCTTTTATTGGAAAATATTTCCCTAAGAAAATAGATAGGCGAATTTATTACCCGGCCTTTCGCAATAGCGATTCAAGCTCACGCTCACGTTGTTTGTAGGCGGTGATATCGAAACGTGCGCTGATATATTTTTCAACCTTTCCGTTTTCGTCAAAAACGCCGGCGATGGTGGCGTCCACCCAATAAACTTTTCCGTCTTTGCCTAAATTGGGAAATTGCCCACGGAAAACGTCTCCGGATTTTATGGTGCTCCACATTTTTTTGAACATGTCTTTTGAGTTGTCCGGGTGGCGGAGTATGCTGTGCGGTTTGCCTAAGCATTCCTGTTCGGTGTAACCGGCCACCTCTTCGAAGCGGTCGTTGGCGTAGGTGAAAGACCCGAACGGATCGGATTCGGTAAGCAACATGGTTTTGTCGAGTATCCGCATGCGGGCTTCCAATTCCCTCCTGATCTTATCGCTTTCCCTTTTTTGGCTTTCCAGCTCTTCCTGAGAAGCCAAAAGCTCCTCCATGTTCTGTCTGAGCTCTTCTGTCTGGGCCTCTAGTTCGGTGTGCATTGACATGGACTCTTCTAGCAAGCGTTCCGTACGGTCGTTAGTGATTATGTTGTTTACGGCCGCCGCTATTTGTTCCGAGAGTTGGGCAAGAAATTCCCGTTTGTATTCTTCCGGTTCTGAGAAAGAGGCGAGCTCTAAAATTGCGACCACTTTTCCGTTGTGTTTGCAAGGCATAATTATGATGTGCCGGGGAAGGGCTTTGCCCAGTCCGGAAGTGATTTGGATGTAGTTCTCAGGCACTTCCGTTAGGTAAGTCGGCTCCGCTTCCAAGTAAGCCTGTCCCGCTAGGCCTTGCCCGAAGGCAATCCGGTCTTTGACATATTTCTTTTTGCCGTAGGCGAAAACGGACTCCGTACGGAGAATTTTTTCGTCCTCGTCGGCGAGATAAAAGGCTCCCTGGTTCATGCCGAGCAACTTGATCGTCTCCTTGAGTATCCGGTCTCCAATTTGGGAAAGCCCCCTTTGTTCACGTAGTATGTTACCGAATTTAGCCAGCCCGTCGCGTTGCCAGTTGCGGATTTCGTTTTTTGATCTTTCCGCATGCAGATGTTTCAGCAAGTTGCTTAGGCTAAGGCCGAGATCTGTCGAGATTCCGTCAGTTTTTGGGATTTCCGTTTCGCCTTTTAGGCTTTGTTCCAAAATGTCAGTGGTTACCTTAATATCACGTTGGGCGTTTTGAAGCTTCGTCGCAACGATTTTTAGGTTACTGTTCCGGATATTGCCGCAGGTTTGTCCTTCCGCATTCGAAAGGCTTGCTATTCTTGGCAATTCCAAATGGAAATGTTGGTGGACAGCGTAAGATTCCATCGCTCCGAAGATTAGGAATACGAATAAGAAAACGGCGAGGGAGTAGCTTCCGCTGGCGAAGGCGTTTAGGGACAGGCCTCCCATGACGAGTAAGGCGCCTCCTTTTATGGCTAGGAAGCGCTTTGCGTGTACTTCGAAAAGCATTATGAAGAAAAAGTATTTTGAGTGATTGTTGATTGTTTTAGTTAATATATTAACAGTAAGGTGTAATTTGAAAATGAAATAGCGTTTTTCTCATTTATAAATGATTAAGAATTTGAATAATTTAATTATAAACGATTTTATTTAAGTTTTAATGGTATCGCTTACATGTGTGTTTTTTTCAAAATAGGATGTTTGTTGGAAAACAGGGGTGAAGTTGTTTTGAGAGAAAGGAAGTAGGATATTGAGTGCGGGGGAAGGTAAAAGGGAAATGGGTCTTTGTTAGGATCAACAAAAATATGATTAGACGAGAGAGGGACTTAATGATGCGCTGGATTCAGACGCTGACAGCGGCGTTGGACCGGATAATGCACGGCAGAAACGATGACAATACGGAGAATTCGGAAAAAGAACTGGAAAAAGCTTATACGGAGTTTTTCGGTAAAGACCGGGCGTATTTTCGGGGCGATTGGGAGCCGGAAAAGGAGTTTGGGAAAGACGAAGAGGGCTTTCTGAAAGCGGAATATATGGCCAAGCTTCTGTTGGCTGACGCCGATGCCCAAACGGGGACGGATAAGGAAAAGGAGTTGTTGGAAAAAGCCGAAAGTCTTCTGTTGTTTTTGGAACAGGAAAGTGGAGTCGCTTCCTTTGAAAGGATGGGGTTGTTGGCGTCAATCGGTCGGCGATTGGGGAGGAAATAAAGCCCTCCTGATGAAAGAAACTATTAAGAGAATTTTTGCTTAAATGGCTCACTCAAAAGAGATGTCGATGTGAGTAATTGGCGATTGAAACCAGATTTTCGGTGACAGTTTGGCCACTTGTTGATGATAAAATAATAGCAAATTGCAATAGGCTTTCCGTGCTTGCTATTGAAGTGGGTTTTGTGTGTAAATACAAAGTATTCAATGAGTTATTGGTGTTGGTTTGAGCGGGTTTGCCTAGTGTGATTTTGTCTGTGTTTTTGAAATGAAAGATAATATAGGTCCGGGTATATTGTGTCAGTTTCATTTTTCAACCAAAAGAAATTGAGTTATGGAATTCGACCCGACACGCGACCAGATTGCGTTGACCATTCCAAAATTCCGATTGCGCCACGGCGCCGATCTTGGCCGAAACGAAGTGTACATCGTTTCCGTGGCCATCGACGAAAGCGGTTTGGCTAACCCCCAGACGGCTTTGAGTTTCGGTGTTTCCACCGTTATCCCGAACCTGAAAAAGTGGTCGTGGCACCACTTCGGCGGAGACGGCTTTATGTTTTACGGCCCCAAAAAGCCGGGAAGCTTTGTCTCTTACGCGCTTTACTATATGGAAAGCGACCAGACTGGCCGGGACGTCGGCGCACAACTGAAAACGCTTATTGGCAACCAAGAAGTAAAGGATGCCGTTAGCGGTATCGGTAGTATCGCCCAAATGGCGGGCGTGGCGGCTAGCAAAGCCAATCTTGTTACGGCTACTTTGGTAAACGTAGCGAAAGTGGTGGCCAAATTAATGGCTGATGATCAGGACGACTACTTGCACCTTTCGCACGGGACTCTTTTCCGTGATCAGATCGACGGTTCGGAGCCTTATCATGCTGGCGAAGAGTTTCGTAATCCTCCGGCTTATCATATCGAGGATATTATCTCGGTAAGGGCTTTGATTCAAGAGGGTGGCGAGCGTGGTCAGGCGGTGGTGACTACTTTGGAAGAAGTGGAAGTACCGGCTGGATAAAACGAGAAAAATTATAAAACCAAAGGGACGCCGAGGGCAGAAGGCGTCCCTTCTTTTTTGGTGAAGTTATAATTGTTTTGGTATTATTCTAATTTAAAACCATACTTACGGGTGGTGTTTTTCTCCTAAAACGCTTTGTGTATAGTGTTTTGGGTGTTATTCTCGAAAATTATTTTTATTATTTTTTTGAGATTAGGCAACCGGATCGTTTCTTTGCGTGTCGTTATAGCGAAGAAGATTAAGAACAGTGCGGTATCAGGTTTCGGCGAAGGGATGGATTGTGAAGTTGACCGAAAGCTACCGTGATTGTTGACAAAGGATAGGCACTGTCACGAGAGAGTTTTGAGCGTTGAGATAGTGAATTTGACAGTGTCGCCGGCCGTGAAGTTGGTAGAGAAGTGGGTGCCGGTTAGATATTCGTTGTCACCGGGTTTCCTTTGGAGGCCCGGTTTTTTTGTGCCCGATTTTTTGTGTACCCCTGAAAACAGTGATCTGAAAACCCCTTGAACGAGGGTGTGTATTTTTTTGTGTGGTCTGTAGCTTTATTTTTTCCTTTTGATTCGATTAAATCAGACTGTTACCCCTGAAACAATGTCAATTTTTAACAAACTGCTCGTTGTCTGTCTACTCTTAACAGGCGTTGTGGCTCAGGCCCAAACCTACTCCGAAGAGGACGTACAGGCTTTGTTGGCTCTGAAAGCCAAGTACGATACGAAAGACAGCTACAACTGGAGCGCCGAAAAGCCGGTGAAAGACTGGTACCGCATTAGCTGGAACGACGAGGAGCCGAAGCGGCTTACTTCCCTTTATATCAGCCGGAATGATATGACGGGTGATATTGATCTGAATAGCCTTCCGAACCTGAGGAGGTTGAGAATCTATACGCCTTTCGTTACCTCGGTCAAATATGATAAGCTGACCAAGCTTGAGCATCTGAAAATCGACATGGATACCGAGGCTGTCGAGGTTGCGAATTTGTTTGGTTTGAGGGAGTTGGAGATTGGAGGGACAAGTTCTTCCATAAGGGATATCAAGTTGAGGAATCTGCCCAATCTTGAATCGATTGCTTTTAAATATATGGGTCTCAATTCGTTGGAAATGAGTGATATTGGAAAAGTGAGGCAGTTGTTTGTAGAACGGATGTCGTTGGATGCTATTCCGCTTTCGGAATTTGCTCACATCACGTCCATACGGATGTCTTATCTTAAGTTCGATGATCCGAAATTCTTTGGCCAGTTTCCCGAACTTACTGAGATAAGGGCTGTCGGTAATAGTTTTGCCGGGCTGGACCTTTCCGGGAACCCAAAGCTCACCTACGTTGATATTACAAACAATGATTTGCTTATCAGCTCCCTGCCCTTGAAGCAAGAGCAGTGGACGACTTACAAATACGTAACTAACGGAACCGTGCTTTCAAAAATGAGCGTTCCGTTAGGCGGTGTATTGGATTATTCGAAAGAAGCGGAGCGAGAAGGCCAGGCCACTGAGTTTCTCTGGTTCAACGGTGAGAACGGTGAGCCTGTAACCTCAGTGCAAAACGATGGAGGCGGCAGGTTTACGTTTACCGAGACCGGCACTTTTTTCCTTCGGATGAAGAATCCGCTTTTTCCCGATCTCGGTAACGGTACAGGTTTGAAAACGCAACCCGTGGTGGTTTTCGAATCCAACCCTCCCGCAGGTTTTCATACCGAGGATTATAAAAATCTGCTCGCTATCCGCTATGGAGAGTCTACGAATAATATCAATTGGGCGGATGGAGTCGATCCGTTGACTTGGAACGGAGTAGTCTGGACCGACGAAACACCTAAACGTGTAAAAGAACTGGCCGGCTCCATTAAAAATCGGGGAAAAATCGATTTCAGTGTTTTCGAAAAACTTGAAAAATTCTCGATGCACCCGTATAGGCTTAGTGAGGTTGTTTTTGAAAATATGCCTTTATTAAAGAGTTTGAATTTGACTGCGTCGATGAAGGCGGCGACTTTCCGTAATTTGCCTGAGCTTACCCGCCTTGAATTTTCCGCTCACCAAAGCACAAAACTTGTCTTGGAGCAAATCCCCAAACTTGAGCGTTTGAGTTTGAGGTCATTGAAGGTTAGCTCCATTGACCTTTCGGTCTTTCCCGAGTTGAATGATGTGGAACTCGCTTATGGTAAATTCGAAAGCATCAAGTTTCCTTCGACGGTCAAAATTCGCAGACTGCAGCTTCAGGAGGGTTCTTTACATAAGCTTGACCTTTCGGAATTTACCAACCTGTTTATGTTGTACGTCCAAGGCAACGCTTTGCCATTCAGTTCCCTGGCTACGATTCCTAATAGGGACAAAATCAGCTATCTTGATATTTCCGAACAAGAAAGCGTTTTAGAACCGGCGACAATTCTGGCCTCGGAGACGGTGGATTATTCGGCGGAAGCCAATATTCTTGGGCAAGCTACCGATTTTACTTGGTTCAAAAGCGACGATAGCCCGGCCGGTGACGCCGTGACTCAGGCTGGTCAGGGAGTTTTCGTTTTTCACGAAAAAGGCGAATTCTATTGTCAAATGACCAACGGATCCTTCCCCGGAATGACGCTCCGCACCCAGCCGATAACCGTAAAGTTAGGTTTCGAACCTTCCGATTTGCAGACTTTGAAAGCGTTAAAAGCCACGCATGATTCTGAAAATCAACTCAACTGGACCGCCTCCGTGCCTACAAAGGATTGGGAAGGCGTAAGTTGGAATGATGAGGACCCGAAGCGGGTTGTCGGGTTGAATTTGAACGGGAAGAAACTTGTTGGGCAGCTCGATCTTTCGGCTTTTGACAAACTTACCGATCTGCGCGTTCGCCAAAACTCCCTGACCAGGATAACCTTGCCCGATACATATGGAATGTTGGTGCTTGACTGCTCGGAAAATAAGTTGGAAGGCTCGCTGGATCTTTCGGAAGAATCGAAGTTGCTTTCGTTGGAATGTGCGGACAACAAGCTGACTAATCTGGTTTTGCCGACAACGGGTACGCTCACCTCTCTCAATTGTTCGAAAAACCAATTGGCTTCGATTGATTTCGGGACGACTTCCAATCTTGTGTCTCTTGATGTTTCAGATAACAAACTCACGACAATTGATATTTCTAAACTTTCGGCGTTGTTTTATCTGAATTTCGAAAACAACCAGATCGAAAACCTTTCGGTGAGCCACCTTTTGATTCTTACGACGTTAAAGGCCAATAACAATAAACTCAGTAGTCTCGACATTCAAGCGTTACGCTATCTGAATGTTTTGGAGTGCTCGGATAATCAGTTGACGGAACTGAAATTGCCTCCCAGCGGTGATTTGAAACGTCTGGATTGTTCCGATAACCAGTTGAGCGAGATTCGGCTCAATTATCATGGTAGCTTTGAGTATATAGATTGCTCGAACAACCAAATTGCGTATATGAGAAATGGTTCGCACGGTAGGTATTTGCGTCATTTTGATTTGAGAGGCAATAAGCTGGATTTTCAGGATCTGTTTGAGGTAAAAGTTCTGGTCGATAAGGCCGGGATTTACACTAATCAGACTCCCGTAATTACGCCGAGCTTTTTATCGGAATCTCTGGGGACAGTTCATTTGAGCCGGCAAAAAGGCGATGCGGACTACCCGACAAAATTTGAATGGAAAGAAGGCGAGCGAACCATGGACGATTGGAACGTAGAGCCTACAAGTCCCGGTTTTTTTAAGTTTCATCGTTCGGGCGAATACCGTTGCGTTATGACTAATGAAGCTTTTCCGGACCTGAGCCTTACCAGCGAGGCGATAACTCTTAGTTTGCGTAAAGTGACCGTTGAGGAAGATGTTGTTACGGAAGATATTTTTGTCGGGCAAAAAACATCTGAATCGCTTACGGGCGGCCGTATGAGCGTTGGCGGAAAACTCTATATCAAAAACGGGGAAGAAACACTTCCCGAAGGTACTCATGAAATAAATATACGTTTTGAACCGACGAATAAAAGCTACGAACGTTGGGCTGAAAAACGTATGATAGTAGTTAAAAAGCGGGAGTCAAATTTCGTCTGGAACAATCCGATTGACAAACTCGGAATAGGGAATTCATTGACATTGGATATAACGACCGATAGCAACGCTCCGATTTCGCTTACTACTTCCACTCCGGATTTGTTAACCATAGACGGACTGAAAATAACGGCCGTAAAAGGAGGCGATGCGCAACTTAGCGTAAAGCAGGAAGAGAATGAAAAGTATAAGGCCTCGGAAGTTCATTCGGTTACGATACTGATCAAGAAAAGCGCTAAGCTTATCACGGCCCCGAGTCTGTCGGCCATAACGTACGGGCAGAATGTGGGAGACAGCGAACTGACTGGAGGCCAGGCGGACGTTTCGGGTAGTTTCGCTTTTGTGGATCCGGATATGAAGCCCAATGCCGGCGAGCATAAGGTGAAAGTGCTGTTCACCCCTGAGGATACGGAGCGTTATCTTTCTTTTGAGATCGATGTTCCGTTGACTGTTCATAAAGCTGTTCCGACTTTGGTTTGGACGAATACGTTCGAAAAATTAGGCATTGGAAATTCCGAAATGCTGGAATTTACGAGCGATAGCGAGGGAAGCGTTAAACTTACTACGACAACCCCGGATTTGATTACGATTGACGGATTGATAGTTACTGCTGTAAAAGGAGGCGAGGCCCGATTGAGTTTTTGGCAAGAAGCGAACGGAAATTATGAATCCTCGAAAACACATTCGGTCACGGTACTGATTAGGCAAAGCGCCCAATTGGTAACTGCTCCGAGTTTGTCGGACATCACGTACGGACAGAAAGTGGGGGACAGTCAGCTGACTGGAGGTCAAGCGAACGTGCCGGGTAGTTTCGCTTTTGTGGCTCCGGATATGAAGCCCGATGCCGGCGAGTATGATGTGAAAGTGCTGTTCACTCCTGAGGATACGGAGCGTTATCTTCCTTTTGAAATCAATTTGCGACTTATCGTGCGTAAAGCGCCCGCAAATCTGGCTTGGGAAGGTGTGTTGGCAACGATGGAGGTCAACGCTAGTTTTACGGTGACTTCAAGCTCGGACAGTGACGCCGAAATGATGTTTTCCGCTTCCGATAGCGAAGTGTTAAGTGTGTCGAGCGGTCGGGTTACGGCCCTTAAGCCGGGCTTGGCGATTCTTGAAGTTCGCCAAGCCGAAACGGATAATTTTCTTGGAGCGGTTTTGAGCCAGGAAGTGAAGGTGTTGAAACGATCGCAGTCCGTGTTCTGGAAACAGGAATTGCCGAAACTTATTGTTGGCGAAAGCTTTACCGTAAGCGCCGAAGCCAGTAGCGGTTTGTTTCTGGACTTGGAAGTGATCCAGGATGAAAATGACCCGGTAGTGAATTTGGACGGAATGAAAGTGACGGCCATAAAAACCGGAACAGTTACGCTTAGACTGGTGCAAAAAGGCGACGGGTTGTATGAGCGGGCTGAGTCTGAACTAAGGACTTTGACTGTTAATCCTAGAACCCTTTCCGTTCCGGAATTGGAAATGGCTTTGTATCCGAATCCGGCGCAAGATATGCTTCATGTTAAGGGCCTTTCGGGTGGTTTTGAATATCGAATCGTAAATAATAGCGGATTGAAAGTGGCAGACGGAACAGCTGTTCGTGGAAGTATTGATGTCTCGGGTTTGCCGGCCGGAATTTACACTTTCCTTACCGAGGGTGGTCGTTTTCGAAGTCGTTTTGTGAAGCGATAAGAAATCTTGCTTACATTTTTGAAAAAGCCCCGTCAGCTGTGCTGACGGGGCTTTTTGCGTTTATTGGAGTTCATTTTTTACTTGACTTTTCTGTATTGTTCGGATTTTTGTTTTAGGGGAAAATTTATAACTATTCAGTAAATGGGTTTTTCTTTCCAGAAGGCTTTATGTTTGTATTTTATTTATTTTTCATTGTATTATATGTTGTATTTTTTGATTTTAAACGCAGCGAATTGAATTTTTTATAATTATTTTATCTCTTTGCTTAGTTTTTGTATTAAAATATGAATTGATTTTTGTGTTTATAGGTGAGGGGTGGTAGTGCTGACTTGTTGAGTTGTGTTTTTTGTTTTTTTTATAAATAAATGTGTTTATGTCTAATTATGATGCTGTTATTATCGGTGGTGGGCTTGGAGGGCTAACTACTGGAGCTATTCTTTCCAAAAAAGGTAAACGGGTTCTTCTGTTGGAACAGCATTACGTACCAGGCGGGTGCGCCACAACGTTCAAGCGAAAGGATTATTTGATGGAGGTTGGGCTTCATGCCATGGATACGTATTTGTGCCGGGATATCAAGCGTGAACTTTTCGATACGCTTGGCGTGACGGACAATGTGGAGTTTTTGCAAACCCCGGAATTTTATCGCTACATAGGCGGAGATATTGATTTCGTGTTGCCGGAAGGTGGCCGGGAGAAGGCGCTGAAGAAACTGGGGGAAATGTTTCCGGAGGATCGGAAAGGGCTCAACAAGCTCTTTGATTTTATCTTCAAGATACTTGAGGAATTACCGCGCTTTCCGGTGGAGCGTTGGAAATACAGGCTTATGTTCCCAACTATTCCGTTCCTGTTTCCGGGCCTGACAAAAGCCACTTATGGAGCTACCGTTGGTGAGTGGTTGGATAAGAATATCAAAAATGAAAAGCTGAAGCTGATCCTGCTTGGTAATATTTTCTATTATCATGACGATCCTTACACGGCTTCTATGGTTTATTTCGGCTTGGGCCAAGCCAGTTATTTTGGCGGAGGCGGTCATTTTATCAAAGGAGGGTCACAGAAGCTGTCGGATCATTTGGCCAAAGTGATAAACGAAAACGGCGGGAAAGTGCTGTTGGGAAAGAAGGCTACGGAGATCCTGATCAAGAACGGAAAGGCTTCGGGAGTGGTTTTCAGAAACGCTTTTGACGAAAATGCGCCGTCGGAACGGGCAGATGCCGATGTGGTGATCGGAAATGCCGCCATGCCGGCCGTGGCCGAGATGTTGCCTTCTCCGCAGAAAGAGAAGATAAAGAAAACAATGAAGGGACTCAAGCCCTTCAATTCGCTTATTACGGTGTATATCGGATTTAAGAAAACGCCGAAGAGCTTGGGTTGGGGGAATTATTCGACTATGGTCGGGTCGGATAAGTTGCAGTCTATCAAAGGCCTGGCGGATAACCTGAAAGGGGTTTGGTCAGAGCGGACGTTCACCTTCTTGGACTATAGCCAAATAGATTCGGGCTTGGCGCCTGAAGGCAAAAGTGTGGGAACTATATGCTCGGTAGATCACTTGTCTGCGTGGGAAGGTTTGTCGGATGAGGAATACGCTACGCGGAAAGAAGAGGCTGCGCATGCCTTTTTTGACCGAATGGAGAAATACCTGCCGGGATTCCGTGACGCTATTGATTATTATGAAGTGGGGACGGCCAAAACTCTGGCCCGCTTTACCGGCAACACCAACGCGAGTCCTTATGGCTGGGCGCAAATGCCTGGACAAACGGGTATGAGCCGCCCTCATTTGCAATCGCCGGTCAAGGGACTGTATTTCGCTTCGGCTTGGACATTCCCGGGGGGAGGGTTTACCGGCGCCATTCTGAGCGCTTATTATTGCGCCAAATTGCTTGAAGGTAAAGTCGATTCTGCCGAGACACCTGTGCCGTATGATGACGGACGCGTGGTCAAGCTGATTGAGCGCAAAGAAGTTGCGGAAGACACGATGGAATTGGTGTTCGAAAAGCCGGAAGACTTCCGGTTTGAGGCGGGGCAGTACGCCGTTTTGCAATTGGATGCTCCGGCCGACAATAGCTTGGATATGGCCATTCGCCGTATGTCCATCGCCTCCCATGCTGACGATTCCGATTTGCGTTTTGCCATGCGGAAAAGTTCGAGCGCGTTCAAGCGGAGTTGCGACCAAATGACTCCCGGCGATACGGCCACCATTTACAGCCCGATGGGAGATTTCGTATTGGAGGAAGATTCCGAAAACATCGTGTTCCTGATTGCCGGGATCGGAGTCACGCCGGTTTTGCCTATGCTGAAGGAGCTGGAAAAACGCAATCACAAAGGCCGGGTGACTCTTTTCTATTCAAACCGACATAAGGAAGAAGCCGCTTACCACAAGCGCTTCGAGGCTGTGAGCCTGAAGGGTTTTCAATATGTGCCGATCATTACCGGAACCGAAGGCCGGCTCAATCGCCAGTTGATGGAAAAACACCTTGGCGATTTGCGCAACCACCGTTATTATATGGTGGGAACCAGCGGTTTCCTGACGTCGATGAGTGCTATATTGGATAGCGCCGGCGTTGAGCCCCAGCAGGTTTATTGTGACGATTTCGGTTAAGTTTTTTGTGTATTGAAATAAAAAATGGACGCTTGGCCTTTGGCTGGCGTCCGTTCTTTTTTGAATGACCGGGTTACGCTTTTTCTCCCAGTTTTTCGGGACCGAAAAAATGGTTTACCGGCCCGTGGCCTTTGCCGGTTACGTAATCTTTACCGGCCTCAATCGCTTCTTGCAAATATGCGTGCCCGTGTTTTACGGAGTCTTCAAGCGAAAACCCTTTGGCCAAATAAGCCGCGACGGCCGAGGAAAGCGTACAGCCCGTTCCGTGTTTGTTCGGCGTGTCGGTCTTTTTTGCGTAAAATCTCAACGGCGCTTTTCCCCGTTCCATAAAAATATCCATTAGTTGCTGGCCTTCCAGATGTCCGCCTTTCAGAAGAATGGCCTGGCAAGGCAACCGCTCCAAAAGAGCCCCCACGGCGCCTTCCATATCTTTTTGTTCCTCAACGTTTCGGCTTAACAGAATTTCGGCTTCGGGGAGGTTGGGAGTCAGTAGGGTGATCTGCGGAGCGAGTTTTTCCACAAGGGCGATTTTTCCTTCTTCGTCTATCAGCGTCCGGCCACTTGAGGAAGCCAAAACAGGATCCAAAACCATGGGAATATTCGGGTATGGTTCAAGAGCGTTCGCTACGGCCAAGACGGTGGGGGCCGAGTGTAACATGCCGATTTTGATAGCGTCGGCGCCGATGTCGGAAAGCACGTCGTTGATTTGCGTCTCCACCACTGCGGGCGGAACGGGAT
It encodes the following:
- a CDS encoding PAS domain-containing protein — its product is MLFEVHAKRFLAIKGGALLVMGGLSLNAFASGSYSLAVFLFVFLIFGAMESYAVHQHFHLELPRIASLSNAEGQTCGNIRNSNLKIVATKLQNAQRDIKVTTDILEQSLKGETEIPKTDGISTDLGLSLSNLLKHLHAERSKNEIRNWQRDGLAKFGNILREQRGLSQIGDRILKETIKLLGMNQGAFYLADEDEKILRTESVFAYGKKKYVKDRIAFGQGLAGQAYLEAEPTYLTEVPENYIQITSGLGKALPRHIIIMPCKHNGKVVAILELASFSEPEEYKREFLAQLSEQIAAAVNNIITNDRTERLLEESMSMHTELEAQTEELRQNMEELLASQEELESQKRESDKIRRELEARMRILDKTMLLTESDPFGSFTYANDRFEEVAGYTEQECLGKPHSILRHPDNSKDMFKKMWSTIKSGDVFRGQFPNLGKDGKVYWVDATIAGVFDENGKVEKYISARFDITAYKQRERELESLLRKAG
- a CDS encoding FAD-dependent oxidoreductase codes for the protein MSNYDAVIIGGGLGGLTTGAILSKKGKRVLLLEQHYVPGGCATTFKRKDYLMEVGLHAMDTYLCRDIKRELFDTLGVTDNVEFLQTPEFYRYIGGDIDFVLPEGGREKALKKLGEMFPEDRKGLNKLFDFIFKILEELPRFPVERWKYRLMFPTIPFLFPGLTKATYGATVGEWLDKNIKNEKLKLILLGNIFYYHDDPYTASMVYFGLGQASYFGGGGHFIKGGSQKLSDHLAKVINENGGKVLLGKKATEILIKNGKASGVVFRNAFDENAPSERADADVVIGNAAMPAVAEMLPSPQKEKIKKTMKGLKPFNSLITVYIGFKKTPKSLGWGNYSTMVGSDKLQSIKGLADNLKGVWSERTFTFLDYSQIDSGLAPEGKSVGTICSVDHLSAWEGLSDEEYATRKEEAAHAFFDRMEKYLPGFRDAIDYYEVGTAKTLARFTGNTNASPYGWAQMPGQTGMSRPHLQSPVKGLYFASAWTFPGGGFTGAILSAYYCAKLLEGKVDSAETPVPYDDGRVVKLIERKEVAEDTMELVFEKPEDFRFEAGQYAVLQLDAPADNSLDMAIRRMSIASHADDSDLRFAMRKSSSAFKRSCDQMTPGDTATIYSPMGDFVLEEDSENIVFLIAGIGVTPVLPMLKELEKRNHKGRVTLFYSNRHKEEAAYHKRFEAVSLKGFQYVPIITGTEGRLNRQLMEKHLGDLRNHRYYMVGTSGFLTSMSAILDSAGVEPQQVYCDDFG
- the thiD gene encoding bifunctional hydroxymethylpyrimidine kinase/phosphomethylpyrimidine kinase, yielding MKKYPKALTIAGSDSGGGAGIQADLKTFSALGCYGMSAITAVTAQNTLGVSAVHPVPPAVVETQINDVLSDIGADAIKIGMLHSAPTVLAVANALEPYPNIPMVLDPVLASSSGRTLIDEEGKIALVEKLAPQITLLTPNLPEAEILLSRNVEEQKDMEGAVGALLERLPCQAILLKGGHLEGQQLMDIFMERGKAPLRFYAKKTDTPNKHGTGCTLSSAVAAYLAKGFSLEDSVKHGHAYLQEAIEAGKDYVTGKGHGPVNHFFGPEKLGEKA